From a region of the Mytilus galloprovincialis chromosome 3, xbMytGall1.hap1.1, whole genome shotgun sequence genome:
- the LOC143067649 gene encoding aldehyde dehydrogenase, mitochondrial-like: MMPAPQSDRNPEIKFKQIFINNEWCDSVSGKTFATVNPCTGENICDVQEGDKADIDKAVAAARKAFKLGSEWRRMDASKRGKLMHKLADLLERDISYLASLETIDNGKPFQDSVEDIHCTADCIRYYAGWSDKNMGKTIPSDGDLFSFTKHQPIGVCGQIIPWNYPLMMIGWKFGPALACGNTIVLKPAEQTPLTALYCASLVKEAGFPPGVVNVVPGYGPTAGATLAEHMDVDKVAFTGSTEVGKLVMQAAGRSNLKRVSLELGGKSPLIIFEDADLDTAAYWAHAAIMNNHGQNCCAGSRTFVQDTVYDEFVKKCVMFAENRCVGDPFDDITQQGPQVDETQMNRILSYVESGKTEGAKLEFGGSRQGDKGYFVQPTVFSNVTDEMKIAREEIFGPVQTLIKFSTMDEVLERANNTTYGLAAGVITKDINTALMAAQGLEAGSVWVNCYDQVVPQAPFGGFKQSGQGRELGEYALKEYTEVKTVSIMIPEKNS, translated from the exons ATGATGCCAGCTCCTCAGTCAGATCGAAATCcagaaataaaattcaaacag atatttaTAAACAATGAATGGTGTGACTCAGTCAGTGGAAAAACATTTGCCACAGTTAACCCATGTACTGGTGAAAATATTTGTGATGTCCAAGAAGGGGACAAG GCAGACATTGACAAGGCTGTAGCTGCAGCTAGGAAAGCCTTCAAATTAGGATCAGAATGGAGGAGGATGGATGCCTCAAAAAGAGGCAAACTCATGCATAAACTGGCAGATTTATTGGAGAGGGATATATCTTATCTCGCA AGTCTGGAAACCATTGATAATGGAAAACCATTTCAAGATTCTGTAGAGGATATCCATTGTACAGCAGACTGTATCAGATACTATGCAGGATGGAGTGATAAAAACATGGGGAAAACTATACCATCAG ATGGTGACTTGTTTTCATTTACTAAACATCAGCCTATAGGAGTTTGTGGACAAATCATACCA tgGAATTACCCACTGATGATGATAGGGTGGAAGTTTGGACCTGCTTTAGCTTGTGGTAATACTATAGTTCTGAAGCCTGCAGAACAAACACCACTGACAGCCTTGTATTGTGCATCACTTGTTAAAGAG GCTGGATTCCCTCCTGGTGTAGTTAATGTTGTCCCTGGTTATGGACCTACCGCTGGAGCAACCTTAGCTGAACATATGGATGTTGACAAAGTAGCCTTCACAGGGTCAACAGAG GTTGGTAAATTGGTCATGCAGGCAGCTGGAAGAAGCAATTTAAAGAGAGTTTCACTAGAACTTGGAGGAAAAAGTCCACTGATTATATTTGAAGATGCTGATT TGGATACAGCAGCTTATTGGGCACATGCTGCCATCATGAACAATCATGGACAGAATTGTTGTGCAGGGTCAAGGACGTTTGTGCAGGACACAGTTTATGATGAGTTTGTTAAGAAATGTGTAATGTTTGCAGAAAATCGGTGTGTAGGAGATCCTTTTGATGACATAACTCAACAAGGACCACAG GTGGATGAAACACAGATGAACCGGATCCTGAGTTACGTAGAAAGTGGAAAGACAGAAGGAGCCAAATTAGAGTTTGGGGGTTCCAGACAGGGAGATAAAGGATATTTTGTTCAGCCTACTGTATTTTCTAATGTCACAGATGAGATGAAAATAGCAAGAGAAGAG ATATTTGGTCCTGTTCAGACTCTTATTAAATTTAGCACAATGGATGAAGTATTAGAGAGAGCTAACAACACAACCTATGGACTTGCTGCAGGTGTTATTACAAAAGATATTAACACAGCTTTAATGGCTGCTCAAGGTCTTGAAGCTGGCAGTGTATG GGTAAATTGTTATGACCAGGTTGTACCACAAGCACCATTTGGAGGATTTAAACAGTCTGGGCAGGGCAGAGAGCT ggGTGAATATGCTTTAAAAGAATACACAGAAGTAAAGACT gtTTCTATTATGATTCCAGAGAAGAACTCATAA